One stretch of Schlesneria sp. DSM 10557 DNA includes these proteins:
- a CDS encoding universal stress protein, which translates to MTTCMPPPSLVNGSLSTDAAGRHAPRSQRILLAIEGTSPGHAFLTQLMQRDWPGDAEVRLITVLSPIEANALAGPSQLILGELMNVQRTEARRQLEEAAERLKGAAPQLSTSLIVRTGDPAEVILDEARRYGADQIIVGSKRRARMLRWWGDSTAAQVSSHAACPVEIVSQ; encoded by the coding sequence GTGACGACGTGTATGCCACCTCCTTCTCTCGTGAACGGGTCTCTCTCCACGGATGCTGCGGGTCGTCACGCCCCGCGATCGCAGCGAATTCTGCTGGCAATCGAGGGGACGTCCCCCGGTCATGCGTTTTTGACGCAATTGATGCAGCGCGATTGGCCCGGAGATGCGGAGGTGCGACTCATCACCGTGCTTTCGCCGATTGAGGCGAATGCGCTGGCGGGACCGTCACAGCTCATCCTGGGTGAACTGATGAATGTCCAACGCACCGAGGCACGACGCCAGCTCGAAGAGGCTGCGGAGCGATTGAAGGGAGCTGCGCCGCAGCTGTCGACGAGTCTCATCGTGCGGACAGGTGACCCCGCGGAGGTGATTCTTGATGAGGCCCGTCGATATGGTGCTGATCAGATCATCGTGGGGTCAAAACGCCGGGCGCGCATGCTTCGGTGGTGGGGGGATTCCACGGCGGCGCAGGTCTCAAGCCACGCGGCTTGTCCTGTCGAGATCGTGTCGCAATAG
- a CDS encoding HPF/RaiA family ribosome-associated protein yields the protein MKININASSVPQPHRYANAVVEQMTRALSHASKRITSVDVTLSDENGPRGGVDKQCRVRISLPPFGHLTASATSENPWAAVAQAAERARRVVLHKLQRPKSLLKRSRKNRAKSLGSIARFESGS from the coding sequence ATGAAGATCAATATCAACGCGTCGTCAGTCCCTCAGCCTCACCGGTATGCGAATGCCGTCGTCGAGCAGATGACGCGAGCTCTCAGTCATGCATCGAAGCGAATCACGAGTGTCGATGTCACGCTGAGTGACGAAAATGGTCCCCGCGGCGGGGTCGACAAACAGTGTCGTGTCCGCATCTCGCTTCCGCCCTTCGGTCATCTGACGGCGTCTGCCACATCCGAGAATCCGTGGGCCGCTGTTGCTCAAGCCGCCGAACGTGCGCGGCGTGTGGTCCTCCACAAACTGCAGCGCCCCAAGTCGCTCCTGAAACGAAGCCGCAAGAACAGGGCGAAGTCACTCGGATCGATCGCGCGATTCGAGTCCGGGTCGTAA
- the rnk gene encoding nucleoside diphosphate kinase regulator, protein MAGKRQIIITKSDHDDLESLFFSELAMAFGDKPYLQSLRQEMNRAIVMNPDEIPPDVVTMNSTVKIRDVHTQEVSTYTLVFPKDADIASDKLSVLAPIGTAILGYREGDLVQWQVPSGLVRFRIEEVVFQPERNRVCVT, encoded by the coding sequence ATGGCCGGCAAACGACAAATCATCATTACCAAGTCGGATCACGACGATCTCGAAAGCCTGTTCTTCAGTGAACTGGCAATGGCATTCGGTGATAAGCCCTATCTCCAGTCGTTGAGGCAGGAGATGAATCGCGCGATCGTCATGAACCCTGACGAGATTCCTCCCGATGTCGTGACGATGAATTCGACCGTCAAAATCCGTGACGTTCATACCCAGGAAGTAAGCACTTATACGCTTGTTTTTCCTAAAGATGCGGACATCGCGTCAGATAAACTGTCAGTACTTGCCCCGATCGGAACAGCCATCCTTGGCTATCGCGAAGGGGATCTCGTGCAGTGGCAGGTTCCGAGTGGGCTCGTGCGGTTTCGGATTGAAGAGGTCGTCTTCCAACCCGAGCGTAACCGTGTCTGTGTCACGTAG
- a CDS encoding TerC family protein, translating to MIWLWIGFVVFVLAMLALDLGVFHRHAHVVSIREALAWTAVWVTLGLTFAVFVYFAYEGHWFGLGTQIDVADGQLNDGATAVEKYITGYIVEKSLSIDNVFVIAMIFGFFAIPIIYQHRVLFWGIIGALVMRGAMIAVGNLLISRFHWVLYVFGALLIFTGIKMLVFASNHEASSFGWIIRLTRRFFPVANEIHGEHFFVRAGVEAKGEYAESLRPGTLMLTPLALALILIESTDVIFAVDSIPAIFAITADPFLVFTSNVFAILGLRSLYFALAGMIDTFRYLKVSLAVILLIVGLKMFFTEWLKKTLGSHFNFYLLAVIIGILVAGILASMIIKRPSETHESSEQA from the coding sequence ATGATCTGGCTGTGGATTGGCTTTGTGGTCTTCGTCCTGGCGATGTTGGCCCTTGATCTTGGTGTATTCCACCGTCACGCCCATGTGGTCTCCATCAGGGAAGCCCTGGCGTGGACGGCGGTGTGGGTGACTCTGGGGCTCACCTTTGCGGTCTTCGTCTACTTTGCCTACGAAGGTCACTGGTTTGGTCTGGGGACCCAGATCGATGTCGCAGATGGTCAACTGAACGATGGCGCTACCGCCGTTGAAAAGTACATCACGGGGTACATTGTCGAAAAATCGCTGAGCATCGACAACGTGTTTGTGATCGCGATGATCTTCGGCTTCTTTGCCATTCCTATAATTTACCAGCATCGGGTTCTGTTCTGGGGCATCATTGGAGCGCTGGTAATGCGCGGGGCGATGATCGCCGTCGGAAATCTGCTGATTTCACGATTCCACTGGGTGTTGTATGTCTTTGGCGCCCTGCTGATCTTCACTGGGATCAAGATGCTGGTCTTTGCTTCCAATCATGAAGCCTCCAGCTTCGGGTGGATCATTCGTCTGACGCGACGGTTCTTTCCTGTCGCCAACGAGATTCATGGCGAGCATTTCTTTGTGCGAGCGGGAGTGGAAGCAAAGGGGGAGTACGCCGAGAGTCTGCGACCGGGCACTCTGATGCTGACTCCTTTAGCCCTGGCGCTGATCCTGATCGAATCGACGGATGTGATTTTTGCCGTCGATTCGATCCCGGCGATCTTTGCCATCACGGCGGATCCCTTCCTGGTGTTCACCAGTAACGTGTTTGCCATCCTGGGGCTTCGCTCGCTGTATTTCGCTCTCGCCGGGATGATCGACACGTTCCGGTACCTGAAGGTATCGCTGGCGGTCATTCTGCTGATCGTCGGACTGAAGATGTTCTTCACGGAATGGCTGAAAAAGACATTGGGGTCGCACTTCAACTTCTATCTGCTGGCTGTGATCATCGGGATCCTCGTCGCGGGGATCCTGGCATCGATGATCATTAAGCGACCTTCCGAGACGCACGAGTCTTCAGAGCAGGCGTAA
- a CDS encoding universal stress protein, protein MKRDDQFSSRIAASTSLSDRLHLWPTDGGKSDARLWQAEPERRSSETIQTVVVPLDGSTPAEHALPPALAIVRRTGASLRLIHAYTEPFAALEPWQHSSAYERTQVEHQDYLERIARQITRREDVDVEIVLVDSPDTIDALMTGVPDSSLVVIGSRRRRFASRLWWQNRVDQLRQRLSVPLLVTKGDSVPVELTAGPEAKRILLPLDGSVADRTVLDCARFAAQTHGGTITLLNVQNEEWTAGLFPHSSPREYLSWTIERLKQNGIHAEAYVLTSAEDPRLAIQHYAESHNTDLIAIPTHADRGLSRMMRSSVADSLLRHSKIPILLQSIPGRAKRPELTKVT, encoded by the coding sequence ATGAAACGCGACGACCAGTTTTCAAGCAGGATCGCGGCCTCGACCAGTCTTTCTGACCGCCTTCATCTTTGGCCGACCGACGGAGGGAAATCCGATGCGCGGCTCTGGCAGGCAGAGCCGGAACGACGGAGTTCCGAGACGATTCAAACCGTTGTTGTTCCGCTTGACGGCTCAACCCCCGCAGAACATGCATTGCCCCCTGCGCTGGCAATTGTCCGTCGAACGGGGGCTTCGCTGAGGCTAATACACGCCTACACCGAGCCGTTCGCCGCGCTCGAGCCGTGGCAGCATTCGTCCGCTTATGAACGGACGCAGGTTGAACACCAGGACTATCTTGAGCGGATTGCCAGGCAGATTACTCGCAGGGAAGACGTGGATGTCGAAATCGTGCTGGTCGATAGTCCCGACACGATCGATGCCTTGATGACAGGGGTGCCCGATTCCAGTCTGGTCGTGATCGGTTCACGTCGTCGACGATTCGCTTCTCGCCTCTGGTGGCAGAACCGGGTGGATCAACTGCGTCAGCGGCTGTCTGTTCCGCTGCTGGTCACCAAAGGGGATTCCGTACCGGTCGAATTGACTGCGGGACCTGAAGCGAAGCGAATTCTGCTGCCTCTGGACGGTTCGGTTGCGGACAGAACGGTGCTGGATTGTGCTCGTTTCGCTGCGCAGACGCATGGCGGAACGATCACGCTCTTGAACGTCCAGAACGAAGAATGGACAGCCGGTCTGTTTCCTCATTCAAGTCCCCGAGAGTACCTCTCCTGGACGATCGAGCGCTTGAAACAGAATGGGATTCATGCGGAGGCCTATGTCCTCACCAGTGCGGAAGATCCTCGATTGGCGATTCAGCACTACGCCGAGTCGCACAATACAGATCTGATCGCGATTCCGACTCACGCAGACCGAGGACTTTCACGGATGATGCGTTCGAGTGTCGCAGATTCTCTGCTGCGTCACTCGAAGATACCGATCCTCCTGCAGAGTATTCCCGGCCGAGCGAAGCGGCCGGAGTTGACGAAAGTGACGTGA
- a CDS encoding nitrogen regulation protein NR(II), which translates to MSNETRFGQSIVRPIDNYVFRAIADYTYDWESWLSPEGKLLWVNAAVERITGYHPDECLQMPDYPLSMVAEEDRHKIVEMLNDATTEGSRNDVEFQLIHRDGSRRWAAVSWQPMYDDSHRHLGHRASVRDITERHYLREELRLHNQHLEQLVQERTIKIAQLEQHRRKMEKLAALGQMAAGIAHEINNPLAGIRNAFALFKGNLSGDDENYELLELIDSEIERISSITHQMYQLYRPSQQSPTRFDLIRAIENVVLLLQPLASEADVRVVLRPPPKDASADASVDSSTTDVVLRESELRQILLNIVRNAIQASPPQSEVVLEVFTTDENVTITVTDQGEGISREATTRIFEPFFSTKTGTRHGMGLGLSVSRSLAEAMGGSIAVKQTGPDGTTFQVKLPRRISSHE; encoded by the coding sequence ATGTCCAACGAAACACGATTCGGACAATCCATTGTGCGACCCATTGATAACTACGTTTTCCGGGCGATTGCCGACTACACCTACGACTGGGAAAGCTGGCTTTCCCCCGAAGGGAAGCTGTTGTGGGTGAACGCAGCCGTCGAACGAATTACGGGTTACCACCCTGACGAATGCCTGCAGATGCCCGACTACCCGTTGTCGATGGTGGCCGAAGAAGACCGGCACAAGATCGTCGAGATGCTGAATGATGCGACGACCGAAGGAAGTCGAAACGATGTCGAGTTCCAATTGATTCATCGTGATGGATCCCGGCGCTGGGCGGCAGTCTCCTGGCAGCCGATGTACGACGATTCCCACAGGCACCTGGGGCATCGTGCCAGTGTGCGGGATATCACAGAACGACACTATCTGCGGGAAGAACTGCGACTGCACAATCAGCACCTCGAACAGCTCGTGCAGGAACGGACGATCAAGATTGCGCAACTGGAACAGCATCGGCGCAAAATGGAAAAGCTCGCCGCGCTGGGCCAGATGGCCGCGGGGATCGCTCACGAAATCAACAATCCCCTGGCCGGAATCCGCAACGCATTCGCACTCTTCAAGGGGAACCTCTCGGGGGACGACGAAAACTACGAGTTGCTCGAACTGATCGACAGTGAGATCGAACGGATCAGCTCCATCACGCACCAGATGTATCAGCTGTATCGCCCCAGTCAGCAGTCCCCTACCCGATTTGATTTGATTCGGGCCATCGAGAATGTGGTTCTGCTGTTGCAACCCCTCGCGTCCGAAGCCGATGTCCGCGTCGTTCTTCGCCCGCCCCCGAAAGACGCCAGCGCCGATGCCAGCGTCGATTCGAGTACGACAGACGTGGTCCTGCGGGAAAGCGAGTTGCGGCAGATTCTGTTAAATATCGTCCGCAACGCGATTCAGGCTTCTCCTCCGCAAAGTGAAGTTGTGCTGGAAGTGTTCACGACGGACGAAAACGTGACCATCACGGTGACAGATCAGGGTGAAGGTATTTCCAGGGAAGCGACCACTCGTATCTTTGAGCCATTCTTCAGCACAAAGACCGGAACTCGTCACGGAATGGGGCTGGGTCTGTCTGTCTCCCGCAGTCTCGCCGAGGCCATGGGGGGGAGCATCGCCGTCAAGCAAACAGGCCCTGACGGCACGACATTCCAAGTCAAACTCCCTCGCCGGATCTCCAGCCATGAATGA
- a CDS encoding sigma-54-dependent transcriptional regulator, translated as MNEPSSPKRILIADDEPLYLRTTGQLLRKAGFECECVPDADAALAKLETGSFDLILSDLNMPGNFKLELLRRGRAQWPHIPLIVITGVPSLPTAIESVRLGIVDYLLKPVKFEELLASVNRALSHATAPPVLSEPALAEDEIPTARFPQIIGQSPAMQELLEIVDRVAKTDTNVVITGESGTGKEVIAKAIHQNSRRRSFHFQVIDCTAIPESLFESVLFGHARGSFTGAVKDQEGLLSRSHRGTAFFDELGELPLSSQAKLLRAVQEQAFTPVGMSELRKVDTRYICATNRNLEDEVEAGRFRQDLFYRLGVIHIELPPLRKRGDDVLLLADAFLTQLQPDNRRVTGYTDEVQECFRRYEWPGNIRELRNVIERAVTLSRTDKIELTDLPKPLRTATTNSTSRQVSDIAEISREEALDNADRDYLTALLKKHEGNISQAARQAGLSRQGMHRLLSRHRLDAADFRQQ; from the coding sequence ATGAATGAACCATCATCCCCCAAGCGAATCCTGATTGCCGACGACGAACCGCTCTACCTGCGGACAACCGGACAGTTGCTCCGCAAAGCCGGCTTTGAATGCGAATGCGTACCGGATGCCGACGCAGCACTCGCCAAACTCGAAACCGGATCGTTTGACCTCATCCTCTCCGACCTTAACATGCCCGGCAATTTCAAACTGGAATTGCTGCGGCGTGGTCGTGCGCAGTGGCCGCATATCCCGCTGATCGTCATCACCGGGGTCCCGTCCCTACCCACCGCAATCGAAAGTGTCCGTCTGGGGATCGTGGACTACTTACTCAAACCAGTGAAGTTTGAAGAGCTACTGGCCAGTGTGAACCGTGCCCTGAGTCATGCGACGGCACCCCCTGTCTTGAGCGAACCCGCCCTGGCAGAAGACGAGATCCCGACAGCCCGGTTCCCACAGATTATCGGCCAGAGCCCTGCGATGCAGGAATTGCTGGAAATCGTCGATCGTGTCGCGAAAACGGATACGAACGTCGTCATCACCGGGGAAAGTGGAACCGGCAAAGAGGTGATTGCGAAAGCGATTCACCAGAACAGCCGCCGCCGGAGCTTTCACTTTCAGGTCATCGACTGTACGGCCATTCCGGAATCCCTCTTTGAGTCGGTGCTGTTTGGTCACGCCCGGGGTTCGTTCACCGGTGCGGTCAAGGATCAGGAAGGCCTGCTCAGTCGCAGCCACCGGGGGACCGCCTTCTTCGACGAGCTGGGAGAACTTCCCCTGTCCTCACAGGCAAAGCTGTTGCGAGCTGTGCAGGAGCAGGCGTTTACCCCGGTCGGCATGAGTGAACTGCGCAAGGTCGATACGCGGTACATCTGCGCCACAAACCGAAATCTGGAAGACGAAGTCGAAGCCGGTCGATTTCGACAGGATCTGTTTTACCGTCTCGGCGTCATTCATATCGAACTGCCCCCGCTGCGCAAGCGGGGTGACGATGTTCTGCTGTTGGCCGACGCCTTCCTGACGCAGCTTCAACCCGACAATCGGCGGGTCACCGGGTACACCGACGAAGTGCAGGAATGTTTTCGCCGTTATGAATGGCCGGGAAACATTCGCGAACTGAGAAATGTCATCGAGCGTGCTGTCACATTATCGCGCACAGACAAAATCGAACTCACAGACCTCCCCAAACCCCTCCGCACAGCAACAACAAATTCCACGTCCCGACAAGTGTCGGATATCGCCGAAATTTCCCGCGAAGAAGCACTCGACAATGCCGACCGCGATTACCTGACCGCCTTACTTAAAAAGCATGAAGGGAACATCTCTCAGGCGGCTCGCCAGGCAGGACTTTCCCGACAGGGGATGCATCGGCTGCTCAGTCGACATCGCCTCGATGCGGCTGATTTCCGACAACAGTAG
- a CDS encoding trimeric intracellular cation channel family protein, with product MDEPLLQGRSLAAQLLFVFDLLGTFVFALSGAAAGVKSRLDLFGLMFLAFAAGNAGGIARDVLIGAVPPAAIRDWKYVTVSVVAGLVMFLWSPGINLRSWPVLVFDAAGLALFAVTGTQKALSFGLHPMMAALMGMLTGIGGGMLRDLLVRETPLVLQADIYAVAALAAGVLVATGHTLQLPLSGFLIAGALLCFWLRMMSLYRGWHLPRPLAHSEQE from the coding sequence ATGGACGAGCCGTTATTGCAAGGTCGTAGTTTGGCTGCTCAGCTCTTGTTTGTTTTTGATCTGCTGGGGACGTTTGTCTTCGCGCTGAGTGGTGCGGCGGCGGGTGTGAAGAGCCGGCTGGATCTGTTTGGACTGATGTTTCTCGCCTTTGCGGCGGGGAACGCGGGGGGGATCGCCCGGGATGTTTTGATTGGCGCTGTTCCCCCCGCCGCCATCCGAGACTGGAAGTATGTGACCGTCTCGGTCGTGGCTGGCCTGGTGATGTTTCTCTGGTCTCCGGGGATTAATCTTCGAAGCTGGCCCGTGCTGGTCTTTGATGCGGCCGGACTGGCACTGTTCGCCGTGACCGGGACTCAAAAGGCACTCTCGTTCGGTCTTCATCCCATGATGGCCGCACTCATGGGGATGCTGACCGGGATCGGCGGAGGGATGCTGCGTGATCTGCTGGTTCGTGAGACACCTCTCGTTCTTCAAGCCGATATTTATGCCGTTGCGGCACTCGCCGCAGGGGTCCTGGTTGCGACCGGGCATACGTTGCAGTTGCCCTTGAGTGGGTTCCTGATCGCGGGAGCGCTCCTCTGCTTCTGGCTGAGGATGATGTCGCTGTACCGTGGATGGCATTTGCCGCGACCGTTGGCTCATTCGGAGCAAGAATAA
- a CDS encoding secondary thiamine-phosphate synthase enzyme YjbQ — protein sequence MKSLTEYLYFQIPNRMGFLNITPTVEKLVEKSGVKEGLLLCNAMHITASVFINDDEPGLHQDYQQWLEELAPFDASPARYHHNRTGEDNADAHMKRQIMGREVVVAITNGKLDFGPWEQIFYGEFDGRRSKRVLVKIIGE from the coding sequence ATGAAGTCACTGACAGAGTATTTGTACTTTCAGATTCCCAACCGGATGGGCTTTCTCAATATCACCCCGACGGTTGAAAAACTCGTGGAAAAGAGTGGCGTCAAGGAAGGACTGCTGCTCTGCAACGCCATGCATATTACGGCATCCGTCTTTATCAATGACGATGAACCGGGCCTGCACCAGGATTATCAGCAGTGGCTGGAAGAACTCGCCCCGTTCGACGCCTCACCCGCTCGATACCACCACAACAGAACGGGTGAAGACAACGCCGACGCCCACATGAAACGCCAGATCATGGGCCGGGAAGTGGTCGTCGCCATCACCAACGGCAAACTCGATTTCGGACCGTGGGAACAAATTTTCTACGGCGAATTCGACGGCCGCCGATCAAAACGAGTGCTCGTCAAGATCATCGGCGAATAG
- a CDS encoding adenosine kinase gives MATVYDVYGVGNSLVDIQARIEDSTLEQLAFAKGIMTLVDDGTQTRVLESIRGAKINRCAGGSAANTIAGLVEFGGKAAYAGKTGQDELGEFWLKDMRDLGVTIEVPQVAGQTGACVVLITDDAQRTMLTHLGLSATLSADDISEAEIQKSKYVYIEGYLFAGETTKEAALRAIELAKKNGVKVAFTVSDPFLISMHRELFLHLLKDSVDLLFCNLEEARSLTGKTDPVDCAQVIHHHAADVALTLGADGSLLMQDGQIIPIEGVTTKAIDTTGAGDMYAAGILYGITNGLNWKQAGHLASHAAARVVSQMGARLQQPFTKADVAKLLEGI, from the coding sequence ATGGCAACGGTTTATGACGTCTACGGCGTCGGCAATTCGCTGGTCGATATTCAGGCTCGCATCGAAGACTCCACCTTGGAACAACTGGCATTCGCGAAGGGGATCATGACGCTGGTTGACGACGGGACTCAGACTCGAGTGCTGGAGTCGATCCGAGGTGCCAAGATCAATCGCTGTGCCGGGGGATCGGCGGCCAACACGATCGCGGGCCTGGTCGAATTCGGTGGTAAAGCAGCCTATGCGGGCAAGACTGGACAGGATGAACTTGGCGAGTTCTGGCTGAAGGACATGCGGGACCTGGGGGTCACGATCGAAGTCCCGCAGGTGGCCGGACAGACCGGAGCGTGCGTCGTGCTGATTACAGACGATGCTCAGCGAACCATGCTGACCCACCTCGGTCTTTCGGCCACGCTAAGCGCCGACGACATTTCTGAAGCGGAAATTCAGAAGTCGAAGTATGTCTACATCGAAGGATATCTCTTCGCCGGAGAGACCACCAAGGAAGCCGCCCTGCGAGCGATCGAATTGGCTAAGAAGAACGGCGTGAAAGTCGCTTTCACCGTTTCCGATCCCTTCCTGATTTCGATGCACCGCGAGCTGTTCCTGCACCTGCTCAAGGATTCGGTCGACCTGCTGTTCTGCAATCTGGAAGAAGCACGCAGCCTGACAGGAAAGACGGATCCCGTCGATTGTGCTCAGGTGATTCATCACCACGCCGCCGACGTGGCGTTGACCCTGGGTGCCGATGGATCGCTGCTGATGCAGGATGGCCAAATCATTCCGATCGAAGGGGTCACGACGAAAGCAATCGACACGACCGGTGCTGGCGATATGTATGCCGCAGGGATCCTCTACGGCATCACCAACGGTCTGAACTGGAAACAGGCGGGCCACCTGGCATCTCACGCCGCCGCACGCGTGGTGTCTCAGATGGGTGCTCGCCTGCAGCAGCCATTCACCAAAGCCGACGTCGCCAAACTGCTGGAAGGGATCTGA